A stretch of Nonomuraea africana DNA encodes these proteins:
- a CDS encoding glycosyl hydrolase family 28 protein, which yields MSLKRLAWLPVLLLATQSLPTQSLPAQALTAQALTAQALTAQPAAALAEFNVRDYGATGNGSTNDDDAIDRAISAASAANGGIVVFPSGTYRSRTIHLKSDITIRLDSGATVRAAGSGMDAPEPNPYDDYQDFGHSHFNNSLFVGRNVSNVHFAGAGTIDGDGNLSTSNSPPSGAGNKAIALTECANVSITGITIRRGGHFMALLNGCHDVLIDNLKTYYAENGVRDGINLINSWNVVLQNSRIESSDDAVALKSDYALGHTYTSQNIRVRDTTIYSHENNAMQFGSETCGDFRDIRFDNITVLGAGKAGIGMVSMDGAIIEDVHYTDISLTKTTTPIFMKIGERRRCPGSPPAGRIRNIHLTNVTGTDLTAPEPSGTTGGPELTSTITGTPAVDIGPDLTLDNVKLTVPGGHPASDATRVPGEYLTTYPPRDYGTRPAFGIWARHVQGLSIGTGSTLRFDDNDDRPAFIVDDGSNIRLDVIAQRGSGSAYDVGVSGISGYSVTGANTAGGALRVRATGSTPIPGNPVSLYGEAESGTVTAPMQILLDPAASGGSYVSVAPGNNSQTAAPSTGHATLTFAVPDPGAFKVWARVIAATSGDDSFWVRSDGGTWTNWNGIPLGTSWHWAQLPVTYELSAGTHTVTFAYREDGARLDRVAISSDPAFTPSDGPPPTVLEAENATISQGVVESNHAGFTGTGFVNGDNVVGSSVEWTVNAAQAGTATLAFRFANGTATNRPMDVAGTLVDFPGTGAWTTWATRSITVPLNAGANLIRATATTANGGPNLDHLAVTGP from the coding sequence ATGAGCCTCAAGCGCCTGGCCTGGCTGCCCGTCCTCCTCCTGGCCACCCAGTCCCTGCCCACCCAGTCCCTGCCCGCCCAGGCCCTGACCGCCCAGGCCCTGACCGCCCAGGCCCTGACCGCGCAGCCTGCCGCCGCGCTCGCCGAGTTCAACGTGCGCGACTACGGCGCCACCGGCAACGGCAGCACCAACGACGACGACGCCATCGACCGGGCCATCAGCGCCGCCAGCGCCGCCAACGGCGGCATCGTCGTCTTCCCCTCCGGCACCTACCGCTCCCGCACCATCCATCTGAAGAGCGACATCACCATCCGCCTGGACTCCGGCGCCACCGTCCGGGCGGCCGGCAGCGGCATGGACGCCCCCGAGCCCAACCCCTACGACGACTACCAGGACTTCGGCCACAGCCACTTCAACAACTCGCTGTTCGTCGGCCGGAACGTCAGCAACGTGCACTTCGCGGGGGCCGGCACCATCGACGGCGACGGCAACCTGTCCACCAGCAACTCCCCGCCGTCAGGCGCGGGCAACAAGGCCATCGCGCTCACGGAGTGCGCCAACGTGAGCATCACCGGCATCACGATCCGGCGCGGCGGCCACTTCATGGCGCTGCTCAACGGCTGCCACGACGTGCTGATCGACAACCTCAAGACCTACTACGCCGAGAACGGCGTCCGCGACGGGATCAATCTGATCAACAGCTGGAACGTCGTGCTGCAGAACAGCCGCATCGAGTCCAGCGACGACGCCGTCGCGCTCAAGAGCGACTACGCCCTCGGCCACACCTACACCAGCCAGAACATCCGCGTGCGCGACACCACCATCTACTCGCACGAGAACAACGCCATGCAGTTCGGCTCGGAGACGTGCGGAGACTTCCGCGATATCCGCTTCGACAACATCACCGTGCTGGGCGCAGGCAAGGCCGGGATCGGCATGGTCTCCATGGACGGCGCGATCATCGAGGACGTCCATTACACCGACATCTCGCTCACCAAGACGACCACGCCCATCTTCATGAAGATCGGCGAGCGCAGGCGCTGCCCCGGCTCGCCGCCCGCCGGCCGGATCAGGAACATCCACCTCACCAACGTGACCGGCACCGACCTGACGGCCCCCGAGCCGTCGGGCACCACCGGCGGCCCCGAACTGACCAGCACCATCACCGGCACGCCCGCCGTCGACATCGGCCCGGACCTCACGCTGGACAACGTCAAACTGACCGTCCCCGGCGGCCACCCCGCCTCCGACGCGACCCGGGTGCCGGGGGAGTACCTGACGACCTACCCGCCGCGCGACTACGGCACCCGCCCCGCGTTCGGCATCTGGGCCCGCCACGTGCAGGGCCTGAGCATCGGCACCGGCTCGACCCTGCGCTTCGACGACAACGACGACCGGCCCGCCTTCATCGTCGACGACGGCTCGAACATCCGTCTCGACGTCATCGCCCAGCGCGGCTCGGGCAGCGCCTACGACGTCGGCGTCAGCGGCATCAGCGGCTACTCCGTCACCGGCGCCAACACCGCCGGCGGCGCGCTGCGCGTGCGCGCCACAGGCTCCACCCCCATCCCCGGCAACCCCGTCTCCCTGTACGGCGAGGCCGAGTCGGGCACCGTCACCGCCCCCATGCAGATCCTGCTGGACCCGGCCGCCTCCGGCGGCTCCTACGTGAGCGTCGCCCCCGGCAACAACAGCCAGACGGCGGCGCCGTCCACCGGACATGCCACGCTCACCTTCGCCGTCCCCGACCCGGGCGCGTTCAAGGTGTGGGCCAGGGTGATCGCCGCCACCTCCGGCGACGACTCCTTCTGGGTGCGCTCCGACGGCGGCACCTGGACCAACTGGAACGGCATACCGCTGGGCACGAGCTGGCACTGGGCGCAACTCCCCGTCACCTACGAGCTGAGCGCGGGCACCCACACCGTCACCTTCGCCTACCGCGAGGACGGCGCCCGGCTCGACCGCGTCGCCATCTCCAGCGACCCGGCCTTCACCCCGTCCGACGGCCCGCCGCCCACCGTGCTGGAGGCGGAGAACGCCACGATCTCCCAGGGCGTCGTCGAGTCCAACCACGCCGGCTTCACCGGCACCGGCTTCGTCAACGGCGACAACGTCGTCGGCTCCTCCGTCGAGTGGACCGTGAACGCCGCGCAGGCGGGCACCGCGACGCTCGCCTTCAGGTTCGCCAACGGCACCGCCACCAACCGGCCGATGGACGTCGCGGGCACCCTCGTCGACTTCCCCGGCACCGGCGCCTGGACCACCTGGGCGACCAGGAGCATCACCGTTCCCCTGAACGCGGGCGCCAACCTGATCAGGGCCACCGCCACCACCGCCAACGGCGGACCGAACCTGGACCACCTCGCCGTCACCGGCCCGTAA
- a CDS encoding glycosyl hydrolase family 28 protein: protein MSGPLPGRPSRREFLRAAALATGAAALAAPPTSAAGASTAAGARAAALVSPWDEVPAILARIVPPTFPDRTFNIVDYGAVGDNSTDCTAAFRNAIAACNAAGGGRVLVPSGTFRTGKIHLLSNVNLSVTGTIRFRTDTGSYLPTVFTRWEGIECYNYSPFIYANGKTNIAITGTGTIDGNAPAGEWSSWGGGGADRDRLREWGATDHPVEQRQFGAGHYLRPNMIGLYNCTNILVEGVNLRNPAMWTLHPVYCANVTVRNVTFYSTNSQGDGCNPDSCTDVFITGCRFNTNDDCIPVKSGRDRDGRRVNRPSQNIVVRDCKFSGRWGGITVGSEMSGGVRKVFAEDCECNAADFPGRYPVKYVLYVKTSFNRGGYVEDVHLRRFTGRNLERDAIYITMNYETSGNIPPTVRNFTIDAMTITGGRSAYNIDGRSAKHIQNVTISNSTFTSMTNAGNIANYVDNLQLIGVFYNGRDISTTQPSPGTRYEAENATVFQGVVESNHAGFSGTGFVNGDNVAGGYVEWTVNGTAGAATLRIRYANGTTANRPATIAVNGATVAANQPFNGTGAWSTWATATLPISLNAGANTVRITANTANGNPNLDYIEVAP, encoded by the coding sequence ATGAGCGGGCCATTACCAGGACGGCCGTCCAGGCGGGAGTTTCTGCGTGCGGCGGCGCTGGCCACGGGCGCGGCCGCGCTGGCCGCACCGCCGACGAGCGCCGCAGGCGCGAGCACGGCTGCGGGCGCCCGTGCGGCGGCTCTGGTCTCCCCGTGGGACGAGGTGCCCGCGATCCTGGCCCGCATCGTTCCGCCGACCTTCCCCGACCGGACGTTCAACATCGTCGACTACGGCGCGGTGGGCGACAACAGCACCGACTGCACGGCCGCCTTCCGCAACGCGATCGCCGCCTGCAACGCCGCCGGCGGTGGCCGGGTGCTCGTCCCGTCGGGCACCTTCCGCACCGGCAAGATCCACCTGCTGTCGAACGTGAACCTCAGCGTCACCGGCACCATCCGCTTCCGCACCGACACCGGCTCCTACCTGCCCACCGTGTTCACCCGGTGGGAGGGCATCGAGTGTTACAACTACTCGCCCTTCATCTACGCCAACGGCAAGACGAACATCGCCATCACCGGCACAGGGACCATCGACGGCAACGCCCCGGCGGGGGAGTGGTCGTCGTGGGGCGGCGGCGGAGCCGACCGCGACCGGCTACGCGAATGGGGCGCCACCGACCACCCGGTCGAGCAGCGCCAGTTCGGCGCCGGCCACTACCTGCGGCCCAACATGATCGGCCTGTACAACTGCACGAACATCCTGGTGGAGGGCGTCAACCTGCGTAATCCGGCGATGTGGACGCTGCACCCGGTCTACTGCGCCAACGTCACGGTCAGGAACGTCACCTTCTACAGCACCAACTCCCAGGGCGACGGCTGCAACCCCGACTCGTGCACCGACGTGTTCATCACCGGCTGCAGATTCAACACCAACGACGACTGCATCCCGGTCAAGTCGGGCCGCGATCGTGACGGCCGCCGGGTCAACCGGCCCTCGCAGAACATCGTGGTGCGCGACTGCAAGTTCTCCGGCCGCTGGGGCGGCATCACCGTGGGCTCGGAGATGTCGGGCGGCGTGCGCAAGGTCTTCGCCGAGGACTGCGAATGCAACGCCGCCGACTTCCCCGGCCGCTACCCGGTCAAGTACGTGCTGTACGTCAAGACCAGCTTCAACCGGGGCGGCTACGTCGAGGACGTGCACCTGCGCCGCTTCACCGGCCGCAACCTCGAACGCGACGCCATCTACATCACGATGAACTACGAAACTTCTGGAAATATCCCGCCGACGGTGCGGAACTTCACGATCGACGCGATGACCATCACCGGTGGCCGCTCGGCGTACAACATCGACGGTCGCTCGGCCAAGCACATCCAGAACGTGACGATCTCAAACAGCACCTTCACCAGCATGACCAATGCCGGAAACATCGCCAACTACGTCGACAACCTCCAGCTGATCGGCGTGTTCTACAACGGCCGGGACATCTCCACCACCCAGCCGTCCCCCGGCACCCGCTACGAAGCGGAGAACGCGACGGTCTTCCAAGGCGTGGTGGAGTCGAACCACGCCGGCTTCTCCGGCACTGGTTTCGTCAACGGCGACAACGTGGCGGGCGGCTACGTCGAGTGGACCGTGAACGGCACCGCCGGGGCCGCCACGCTGCGGATCCGCTACGCCAACGGCACCACCGCCAACCGCCCGGCCACCATCGCCGTCAACGGCGCGACCGTCGCCGCCAACCAGCCCTTCAACGGCACCGGCGCCTGGTCCACCTGGGCCACGGCCACCCTTCCGATCAGCCTCAACGCGGGCGCGAACACCGTGCGGATCACCGCGAACACCGCCAACGGCAACCCCAACCTGGACTACATCGAGGTGGCCCCATGA
- a CDS encoding carbohydrate-binding protein, which produces MSRAPRTALLAVLALVVSLLAAAPARADLQHPRQAFLRASIGGLFLHWGMRTSPQHTSCSAWESAVTSGGWNANYWVNEAKKLHTQYIVLATFHSRLGYARPYPSSIPGSCRTTRDFLGELIDAADAQGLKVIHYMTDDPQWWNEGLGSGQSWLNSQAFSDHVGHSVDLHTRDGFGEFSYLQFFEQMQRYPKLAGFWIDNDNAYWERNDLYVKIHQQRPDMTLSNNNEDTAEMDMISNEQKTGMTPSYDYPQAVYTAAPRLIEADFKLPTSGPWWYGGSDQAVDYRLTLGRLITNAGSSVKALMAETPMKAGRMPPAQETFNNFANGYLEAIRESLEGTEGGGYMYGGLDPGFWNNGAHGVTTISKTNPNLHYIHVITRPSGSTLSLRDNGYEISSVTNLRTGGPVSFTQANGTLTLSGISSWDQYDTVFKAVSSGREGIYTGVAMSASASAGGHPAAHAGDGDYLTYWDATSASTVSLRFDLGSARPIRYIGINQREDSTTYPASGSARIDGYRVYVSDDGAGWGNPIKTGNLPNHRGVQIIDLPATTARHVRLEKTSSHGVARLRVDEAWIGGAYAGGGGQPPLNRHEAENATISQGVVESNHAGFSGTGFVNGDNAVGPYVEWTVNAAAAGNARLSFGFANGGTANRPMDITVNGALVGDEFAFDSTGAWTNWTTRSITVPVNAGANTIRATATTTDGGPNLDHLDVEATGPTPTDHQAENATISQGVVESNHAGFTGTGFVNYDNLAGSSVEFAVMAASAGNATLTFRYANGTTANRPMDITVNGALVSDELAFDSTGAWTNWTTRSITVPVNAGANTIRATATTANGGPNLDRISIG; this is translated from the coding sequence ATGTCCCGTGCGCCCCGCACGGCGTTACTCGCCGTGCTCGCCCTCGTCGTCAGCCTGCTGGCCGCCGCCCCGGCAAGGGCCGACCTCCAGCACCCACGCCAGGCCTTCCTGCGCGCCTCCATCGGCGGGCTCTTCCTGCACTGGGGCATGCGCACCTCGCCCCAGCACACCAGTTGCAGCGCCTGGGAGTCGGCCGTCACCAGCGGCGGCTGGAACGCGAACTACTGGGTCAACGAGGCCAAGAAACTGCACACCCAGTACATCGTGCTGGCCACCTTCCACTCCCGGCTCGGCTACGCCAGGCCGTACCCGTCGAGCATCCCCGGCTCCTGCCGTACCACCAGGGACTTCCTCGGTGAGCTGATCGACGCGGCGGACGCGCAGGGGCTGAAGGTCATCCACTACATGACCGACGACCCGCAGTGGTGGAACGAGGGGCTCGGCTCCGGGCAGTCGTGGCTCAACTCGCAGGCCTTCTCCGACCACGTCGGCCACAGCGTCGACCTGCACACCCGCGACGGTTTCGGCGAGTTCAGCTACTTGCAGTTCTTCGAGCAGATGCAGCGCTATCCGAAGCTGGCCGGGTTCTGGATCGACAACGACAACGCCTACTGGGAGCGCAACGACCTATACGTCAAGATCCACCAGCAGCGGCCGGACATGACCCTCAGCAACAACAACGAGGACACCGCTGAGATGGACATGATCAGCAACGAGCAGAAGACCGGGATGACGCCGAGCTACGACTACCCGCAGGCGGTCTACACCGCGGCGCCCCGGCTCATTGAGGCCGACTTCAAGCTGCCCACCAGCGGTCCCTGGTGGTACGGCGGGTCGGACCAGGCCGTCGACTACAGGCTGACGCTCGGCCGGCTCATCACCAACGCGGGCTCGTCGGTCAAGGCGCTGATGGCCGAGACGCCGATGAAGGCCGGGCGCATGCCGCCCGCGCAGGAGACGTTCAACAACTTCGCCAACGGCTACCTCGAGGCGATCCGGGAGTCGCTCGAGGGCACCGAAGGCGGCGGGTACATGTACGGCGGCCTCGATCCCGGCTTCTGGAACAACGGCGCGCACGGCGTCACCACGATCAGCAAGACCAACCCGAACCTGCACTACATCCACGTCATCACCCGCCCGTCCGGCAGCACGCTGTCGCTGCGTGACAACGGCTACGAGATCAGTTCGGTGACGAACCTGCGCACCGGCGGGCCGGTGAGTTTCACCCAGGCGAACGGCACGCTGACGCTCAGCGGGATCTCCTCGTGGGACCAGTACGACACCGTCTTCAAGGCCGTCTCCAGCGGCAGGGAGGGCATCTACACCGGCGTCGCCATGTCCGCGTCGGCCTCGGCCGGCGGTCACCCCGCCGCGCACGCCGGTGACGGCGACTACCTGACCTACTGGGACGCCACCTCGGCGAGCACCGTGTCCCTGCGCTTCGACCTCGGGTCCGCTCGCCCTATCCGCTATATCGGGATAAATCAGCGCGAAGACTCCACGACCTATCCGGCCAGCGGCTCGGCGCGCATCGACGGCTACCGCGTCTACGTCAGCGACGACGGCGCCGGCTGGGGCAACCCCATCAAGACCGGCAACCTGCCCAACCACCGCGGCGTGCAGATCATCGACCTCCCCGCCACCACCGCCAGGCACGTGCGGCTGGAGAAGACCAGCAGCCACGGCGTCGCCAGGCTGCGTGTGGACGAGGCCTGGATCGGCGGCGCCTACGCGGGCGGCGGCGGGCAACCACCGCTGAACCGCCACGAGGCGGAGAACGCGACGATCTCGCAGGGCGTCGTGGAGTCCAACCACGCCGGCTTCTCCGGCACGGGTTTCGTCAACGGCGACAACGCCGTGGGCCCGTACGTCGAGTGGACCGTCAACGCGGCCGCGGCCGGCAACGCCAGGCTGAGCTTCGGCTTCGCCAACGGCGGTACGGCCAACCGGCCGATGGACATCACGGTCAACGGCGCGCTCGTCGGCGACGAGTTCGCCTTCGACTCCACGGGCGCGTGGACGAACTGGACGACCAGGTCGATCACGGTTCCGGTCAACGCAGGGGCGAACACGATCAGGGCCACCGCCACGACCACGGACGGCGGGCCCAACCTCGACCACCTCGACGTCGAGGCCACCGGTCCCACGCCGACGGACCACCAGGCGGAGAACGCGACCATCTCGCAGGGCGTGGTGGAGTCCAATCACGCCGGCTTCACGGGCACCGGCTTCGTCAACTACGACAACCTGGCCGGCTCCTCCGTCGAGTTCGCGGTGATGGCCGCGTCGGCCGGCAACGCCACGCTGACCTTCCGCTACGCCAACGGGACGACCGCCAACCGCCCGATGGACATCACGGTCAACGGCGCGCTCGTGTCGGACGAGCTCGCCTTCGACTCCACGGGCGCGTGGACGAACTGGACGACCAGGTCGATCACGGTTCCGGTCAACGCAGGGGCGAACACGATCAGGGCCACCGCCACCACCGCCAACGGCGGCCCCAACCTCGACCGCATCAGCATCGGCTGA